ttttacgcaattacgcttcactaaactacggctttgaaatcaaatattcgcttcgtatgcatttcatagactacgcatgaaaatacgcaattacgcgtagtgcgaagcatagtgtatgcCCTTATACGTAAAAATGTCCGCATTAATTattctttaaatgcttatacagggaacacttctatgcgtacattcccctttccaatgcgtaattttgtaagcatacaatcgtacgcggaaaaatagacgcgagtaacgcattcgtagtccacttcgcaatacatatgttaacTATGCGTAGCGGGCCTAAACTAGCACTACTTCGttatgcgtaaattcgtaagcgtagatttGAAACCTCGCCTACAAACTATGatgtgtagatgcgaactacgatgcgtaaattcgcactggcgtagtttctgctcatcccgggttttcagcacatttttttgtgctgaaaaattaggcttatacacgagtatataaagTATATTTCATTTGTGCCTGAACTGGGGATTTTACCATGCTGCTTGCTCGCTTGcggtgctgagcttttgctttgaggccccttgcacactgtgTTGCCCCGCATTACTCTTCCCTCAcaacaagggccatgcaagtctatggagacttgcacactgtTGCAGCGTGTGACCTGTGCCTACCACatagattatgcagtaatgcaagtcaatgggcgacgcagTAAGTGTGCACTGCGGGAACCGACAGGAATGCCAATGACATACTTCCCGCCGAGCAGGGAGTACGTCGCTAGTGGGGGGCGGGCCTATATATATGACTTTGTCACCACACCATGGCGCACGGTTATATGAAGCCTCATATCTGCTCAGACCACATCGCATCCATctagtgtaaaactggccttattaaaggacacctgaagtgagggaaaagaggtgggtttttagcctttttttaattactttatGACAGGCTGACTTATTAAAATGTCCTATTGTGATGTTCTAGCAGCGCTCAGTAACAGTTCATCAGATAAATGCTGGCTTAATACCACTTCACAAAAACACCATGGGGTCTCCCCCCCTTCGTAGAGCAACTCACCAGAGGATGCGGCCGAACCGGCCTGGTATTGCTTCTGGGGTATATGGCCACCACACTGCCTCCAGCTGGCAACCTCCAACAGCTCACTGTCGTCTGGGGATGAAAGAAGAGGCCTCCGTagcgtaaaagtgtatttttattcttaaaaaatCAGACTTGTGCCTTTAAAATGGTCAAACCAATATTGCTACTGGATGACAATCACTTAAAAAGAATAAGTTACATGTAATGCCCATACAAGTCTTTGCAGGGTTTGCGGAGTGTGGTCACACTATGTCCACACGGGaaaacaaaaaagtgtgcagtacgCTAAAATACTGCCGCTCACCGCCCGCAATGCGGACTTGggtcacttaaccactttacccccgcccgtacggatttctccgtccctttttccatcctttaacccccagggacggagaaatctgtactttgcgcactcccgccgctgcccgcgctcccgctcgtaaacacgtcgcccgccgctagtaaacacgccgccgcccgctcgcccggagatcaatgaacggaaaaatccattcccgttcgttgatctaagccccacaatgacccgctgctctcctatgggcagcgcgatcattgtgagaaaaaacaaacactcacagcctccttgtacttcctgcgagcttccggaaggacgctcgcaggttgcaataaacaaaaagttactgttgccatcttgtggccaaacagtaaaactacacccttagcattttttacatagaaataaattagttttacactaaaaattaactcattacctcccacactccccattttttttttttttttttgtaattaaaaaatttacaattaaaaaaaatacataaatagttaccttagggactgaactttttcaatatttatgtcaagagggtataacactgttactttataaactatgggcttgtaattagggatggacacaaaactgaaaaaaatgcacctttatttccaaataaaatattggcgccaaacattgtgatagggacataatttaaacggttttataaccgggacaaaagggcacatacatttcatgggttttaattacagtagcatgcattatttaaaaactataatggccggaaactgaaaaataattaatttttttcccacatttttcctattttcccattaaaacacatttagaataaaataattcttggcataatgtcccacctaaagaaagcctaattggtggcgtaaaaaacaagatatagttcatttcattgtgataagttatgataaagttatagacgaatgaatggatggagcgctgaaaggtgaaaattgctctggtggtcagggggtaaaacccctcagtggtgaagtggttaatgtttatgATAGCCACATAACATATTTTTGTATCGAGCGCTGCTTATTATTTTGAATaatattaaaatgtcctgtttgagcctgttaacggctccaggacgttttaataagtcgctcgATCCCGCTGCCGCTCTGCACGTGTGCGCAACCCCCGCCGCTATTAAACGTCGGGACACCGCGATCtgagattggggaagaggaccgagcggtccccaacccaatcgcaatgcctggaattaaTGGACTTGGCCGGgatcagcggccacgtccattcataaaacaggaaacgtcataatttagttaaatgtaaaaaaaaaaaagttaaagagaccctgtatcaaaaaaaaagtcccctggggggtactcacctcgggagggggaagcctcgggttCCCAATGAAGctccccccatccctgtagctgcaggcaatccagcgctggctccccagaaGCGTCCcgtaatcctccctcgacaagcctgacaaggcttaaagagaacccgaggtgtgtgttatctgcatacagaggctggatatgCCTATAcatcccagcctctgttgctatccctaaccccactaaggtccccatacactctgcaatccctcataaatcacagcagtgctgtgaggctgtgtttacatctgtagtgtcagtctcagctgctcccccgcctcctgcatagctccggtctctgcccccctcccttccctccaatcagcagggagggaagggatgcaggtggggactggagttctgcaggaggcggggagagcagcagactgacactatagagataaacacagccagctctgacaagctgtttgtcagcagcgtggctgtgatttatgagtgcagggggaccttaggggggtttgggatagcaacagaggctgggctgtataggcagatccagcctctgtatgcagataatattcttcaaacccacctcgggttctctttaatatatttaccttccctggctccagcgggtggcgctgttgcggctatcAGCATGGAAATAGACAAatatagctgatctctgtcgggtccgctctactatgcaggtgcaggagacttgggcctaTGCAGTACAGcagccgacagcgatcggctatttccgcctatctctgagtggagagccaatactgcgcctgcgctggagccaggaaggtaaatattgacatccccgctgttcggaggggcacagcgagaccgccgtgggaccgaggaggacaggggaagcctcgataggatccgaagGCTTCTCCCACctgagatgagtaccccccaggggaagtttttttagttacaggttttcttgaaCACTTCCTATAGAACAGGAGTATTcactagcaccatctagtggccaaaaagtaaaaatacacatacagagacatacatacacttatacacaatattaataaaattaataacttacacttccaaagcccccataaaaaaaactttaaaaaaaatcagtttaaaaaaaattacataaatagttgccttagggactcagcttttttaatctatattttatgagggaatattactattactttactacagggcttgtaattatggaccaaaaaaaaaactccccacAAAAATAACACCTAAAAAATATATTAACAAGGGGCGCTACGGGTATAATGGACTATATATAATTATATCCACCAGAGAACACAACAATTCTTCCTGCGGCTCCTTCAACTGTGGGAGTACCTCTTTCTTCCACTACTAACAAAATTATGTATAATAAAACTAGGGAGCGCTGGACATAAATCTTAAAAATCCCGATTTTATtgtaacaaatatatatttgttacaATAAAATCCGAATTTTTAAGATTTATGTCCAGCGCTCCCTAGTTTTATTAtacaaaaataacacctatacttccaaataatatattgtcgccatacattgtgatagggacataatttaaacagtttaataattTCATTGatacggtttaaaaaaaaaaggtttagatcattttgttgtgataagtagtataatgttattggcaaataaaagggtggagcactgacaggtgaaaattgatcTTGTCTGTtatagggtgaagtggttaaaggcatacCCAACAGCTCCATGTTTTCTTCTctggcaggttgaagtccccggcGTGGGGAGGCAACCGCTTCCCCGAGTTTGAGGAGAAAAAAGAGGCGCCGTCGATGGTGGACGGCTTTGACCCGGATGACGAAGGTTCCGTCGGTTTCTTTGAGAGCCTTCAGGATAGATGTAGGATGGAGGACAGCCCATTTCTGAAGCTATCACCACCGCATAGCACAACTGGGGTAAGAGCTCCCCTACAGGCAGGCTCCGTGCCTTCTCTGCTTCTGCAGAAATGTAGTGGTTGACATCAGATTGTAGGACATGAGTCAGAGCATTTACAAATCAAGCATATATTTTCACCTGCGATCATAACAGTATCCAGTTTTTCTTCCctgtatagcttccctggtgcctagtgcttcccccctcccttccccataaGCCTtccctggaggcagggccggtgctaccatagaggcaaaaagAACAGAGCCTGTAGAGGCCCCCAAGGTGTTCCtaccccaacttaactgttgctaCCAGGGCCtgggcagagtctttggcagagtagcgtctcaggCTCGCTCCTATTTCAGTCTGTGGTTCTGTGCACTCCCTTCTTCATCCAatgctggctgcatcttctctgtgcCCCACAGCTTATTACATAATAACATGCGCCGGGTCACGGAGGAGAGGCACCCCTGTGAGGAGGAAATCGCGGAGTGCATGGATCCACAGACTGATTGAGTGGTGTTGCAGAGCCGGTTCTTGTGCAGTGCgatcgccctgggcgcagaccggcaagagGAGAAGGGGGAGCAGGCTGAAGGACATAACTTCTAGGGAGCTATTGAGgcgtggtgcagccaaatggaagaagaaagcagCTTACCAGCGCGATCACATTCTTTGACTTCTCCTGGACTGCCTGCGTCagatgccaagtcatcatcacgtcaccatcgcatgacacctgatgtcctgtagcggtactgcaggctgtcagtgcgcagcgcccatggaggagtcggctttccaggctctcttcgcctgtgtgttttcctggtccctgcttcctcctggatgagcggctggtcactagtaagtaggtagatctacttgtgacctgtgactgtccctaaagagtgagGGTTCATGAGTCCACGGGGGTGGTGTGAAAAGGGCCGCAATTTTTACAGCCTCGCCCTggctgcaatttagcctagaaactgccctgtgtgcCCGCCTGCACAGGTGAGattctactctgccaaagactcagcAGGGGAGCCAGGGAGTGCAGTTAGGGTAGGAgttgatgaagggggggggggggcagccggcTCAAGGGCCCTGGGAGGAAATGTGGTTGCAAtaaagggcccctaatgctgcattttggttggggggggggggtttcccagGTTAATATTGCCCAGTgccccactgttactagaacTGATCCTGCCTGggggtctagtgctttcccctccGCCATATTGATTCCTTGGTGGTCTAGTCCTTCCCCtttaaggatacctgaagtgacatgatgagatagacatgggtatgtacagtgcctagcacacaaataactatgctgtgttccttttttctttctctgcctgaaagagataaatatcaggtatgtaagtggctgactcagtcctgactcagacaggaagtgactacagtgtgaccctcactgataagaaattccaactacaaaacactttcttagctgaaaatggcttctgagaggaggaaagagataaaaagggtcaatacttcataaatgttagctctggcatacttcaatgactgtgtcactgagcaaaaacaataaaacagttaaaacttaaaaagtagatttaaacttaaaataaaactgtggaatatcttaaaaagtcatttttaggagaaggaagatagatacaatcatttatttcattcgtttattttcggttcgggtgtcctttaacctccctggtgttatttaagctttccctggtggtctagtgcttcccttcctccctccccatatggcttccctggtggtctagtgcttccccccttccccaaatATAGCTTCCCCGGTGGTCCaggcttcctccctcccttccctcataTAGCTTCCTTGATGGTCTTGAGCTCCTACTAACCGGTATCTCCGGCACCCATTTTTCCAAGTGCCTTTTTTCATGTACACAATAAATTGTCTCCCAGGTGACACAACTACATGTTATTTATCGTACGTATCTGGAGAAGAAATGAAGGAGGAAAAAAACCCCTCTTATCTTGTAGGTTTAATGAACAAGGTTCATGACAGTATTCTCTCTTGCTCATAGGTGGCGTTTCCATGGACAGCCTCCTTGGACCACATCTCCAGTTTCATGGAAGGTCAGCAGGCTGCAGATAGAAGACAAGATAGATTTCCAGAAGCAAACCTATTTGCAGAAAATAATGGCAAACCGTCAGATTGCGAATCAGAGTACGGTAGCCTAGAGGGGTTCCGAAAAAGAAATAGCAACCTCAAAAATTGGGGGACAGCAGGACTCAACCTAGATAGCTTCAGAGAGGGAGACAGTGAACTGGAAGATTGGGGTCCAGCAAGAAGCAGCCCAGAGGGGTTTGGAGCTGAGAGCATTAGGGGAACAGCAGGTGAAAAATGGGGGGCATTATGGTCATCCTACAAAAGACAAGAGGGGTCCACAGTAGTGGACGATTGCCTGGAAGAAGTTGCACCGCTGACCAACAACTGGATGAGCTGGAGAGCAGGTGGGAGAAACCATAACCGATGGGAGGCGGGAGATATGGAGTCTGAGGCTAGAAGGCAAAGTTCTGGGGCATCTTTCATGAACCCGAAGGGATGGGGGGGCACAGCAGGCAGCCCGCCATTGTGGAAGGCAGTACCCAATCATTTCAGGGAATGTAGAAAACCACGCAACACCTACTTTTAGAAACAAAACAGGATAATGTTGCATAGTCTGGGCTTTCTTCGGAATTAGTCTGACGTTTTCCGGGTACCACCAAGAGTGTATCTCATCACAGGTGAGGTAGCTTCACATACCACCTGCTGTGATGGACATTATGCCTAGTTTACATTTTTGGGTGTTTaaatgtattattgtattatttattGTTAAAATATGAGCACACAACAGTCTTGATAAAAATTAGCTCCCTGACCCTTAAATCTCTCTAGCATGCTGCAGCGGCAATATTTCCAATTAGTTTCTGTCTTTGTTCCCTCAGTGGTAAAAATTCCCTGACGTTGTTTGGGGGCAAAGTTCTACTTGTTATATACCCCAGGGGTAACTATGGTTTCTTACACCCACCAGGGGGCAGAGTTCTGCTGCTATAGACCCCAGGGGGTAGTTCAGGCTTCTCACACACACCAGGGTGCAGAGTTCTCCTTGTTATACACCCCAGGAAGTAGCCCAGGCTTCTTACAGCCACCAGGGGGCAGAGTTCTGCTGCTATAGACCCCAGGGGGTAGCCCAGGCTTCTTACAGCCACCAGGGGGCAGAGTTCTCCTGTAATACACCCCAGGAGGTAGCCCAGGCTTCTTACAGGCACCAGGGGGCAGAGTTCTCCTGTTATACACCCCAGGAGGTAGCCCATGCTTCTTACAGCCACCAGGGGGAAGAGTTCTGCTGCTATAGACCCCAGCGGGTAACTCAGGCTTCTTACAGCCACCAGGGGGCAGAGTTCTGCTGCTATAGACCCCAGGGGGTAGCCCAGGCGTCCTACAGCCACCAGGGGGCAGAGATCTCCTGTTATACACCCCAGGAGGTAGCCTAGGCTTCTTACAGCCACCAGGGGGCTGAGTTCTCTTGTTATACACCCCAGGGGGTAGCCTAGGCTTCTTACAGCCACCAGGGGGTAGAGTTCTCCTGTTAAACACCCCAGGGGGTAGCCCAGGCTTCCTACAGCCACCAGGGGGCAGAGTTCTGCTGCTATAGACCCCAGGGGGTAGCCCAGGCTTCTTACAGCCACCAGGGGGCAGAGTTCTCCTTGTTATACACCCCAGAGTATAGTCCAGGCTTCTTACACACACCAGGGGGCAGAGATCTCCTGTTATACACCCCAAGGGGTAGCCCAGGCTTCTTACAGCCACCAGGGGGCAGAGTTATCCTGGTATACACCCCAGGGGGTAGCCCAGGCTTCTTACACCCACCAGGGGGCAGAGTTCTCCTGGTAAACACCCCAGGGGGTAGCCCAGGCTTCTTACACCCACCAGGGGGCATAGTTCTCATGTTATACACCCCAGGGGGTAGCCCAGGCTTCTTacacccagcagggggcagagttCTCATGTTATACACCCAGGGGGTAGCTCAGGTTTCTTACACTTACCAGGGGGAAGAGCTCTCCTGCTGTAGACCCCAGGGGGTAACTCATGCTTCTTACAGCCACCAGAGGGCATAGTTCTCCTGCTATACACCCCAGGAGGTAGCTCATGCTTCTTACACCCACCAAGGGGTGGAGTTCTCCTGGTATACACCCCAGGGGGTAGCTCAGGCTTCTTACACCCACCAGGTGGCAGAGCTCTTGTTATGAAGATCTGGACGTGGAGgctgttgaccgccccactgtGTTTTatggaccacccaagcgcagagtctaagtgaccacgggtcttcacccacaaccccttgagggggaagcaggaccacaaccccttgagggggaagtgggaacttcgctgcctagtgcccaccaggttgcgcttaggTAAATCCCACAGTGGGTTGGAGAACAGATGAGACTGCAGTGCGTCAGATACAGGTGCTGAAGGCAGCcacgtagtcggggtcacaagccgaggtcggggcaggcggatatCAATCGTAGACGAGGTCACAagcagaggtcagggcaggctgaAGACAGGCGTAATCGAtaaacaagctgaggtcaggacaGGCGGCGATAATCGTAAGTCAGGAACAGGCtaaggtcggcaacaggtaaatTATAAATCAATACAAGGCTCCAGCGTCTACTGGCACCAAGCTGATCAGAAGAAACAGCACTGGGCCTCTCCAGCAGCTTGCTTAAATACGACATTCAAAATTGGCGCCGAATGACGTGCCTCGCGCATGcgcccgcgtgcgtgcgcgcacgTGCGCACGCATGCGCGCTGACGCGGACGCCAGTACGCGTGCGCGCGGCGCAACGGCTCCTAGGAACACGCCCAGCTATCATAAAAGACAATGCGCGATCGCGCGCGCGCGTAGGAATGCGCGCACGAGACCGCCGGTGACAGGTATTGTAACATTGCCCCtcccccacgggcaacctccgggtgccctTTGGAGCCGGTTTACACGGAAATTTACAGTGAAAATTCTTAATTAGCCTAGGAGCATGAATCCCAGTAGCAGGTTCCCAAGAATTCTCCTCCACCCCATAACCCTTCCATTTTACTAAATAAAACAATCGGCCAGATCTTATCTTGGAGTCTAAAATGGCTTCGACCTCAAACTCCTCACAACCATCCACCAGGACCGGAGGCGGAGGAGGAGACTGAGGATTGGAACAGGAACCCTGAAAATGCAATTTTAAGCAAGACACATGAAAGACAGGATGAACCTTCAAAGTATCAGGTAACACAAGTTCAATAGCCACAGGATTAACAACTCTTTTAACTGGATAAGGCCCAATAAATCTAGGTCCAAGCTTTCTTGATGGGACCCGCAGTTTCAAATTACAAGTAGATAACCAAACAAGATCTCCTGGTTTAAACGAAGGAGATTCCCTCCTGGATTTGTCAGCAATCCTTTTTGTTCTAACCTGAGTCTGAGACAGAACATTAGAAACATTTTTGATATTATCCTTTAAAAATAACAATCTATCCTGTAGAGAAGGAACAGACGATTCAGGAAACACATTGGGTAGAGAAACGGGGTGAAACCCATAGTTAGCAAAAAATGGTGATTGCTTGGTAGCAGAATGAGTAGAATTATTATATGCAAATTCAGCAGTAGACAGCAGGGATGACCAGTTTTCTTGTGAGGCAGAAGTAAAACACCTAAGGTACTGTTCTAGAGTCTGGTTGGttctctccgtctggccattagACTGGGGATGATAGCCAGAGGAGAGAGACACATGAATATCCAGACATCTGCATAATTCTTTCCACAAGTTTGACGTAAATTGCACCCCTCTATCTGAAACAATATCATCTGGTACCCCATGTAATCTAATAATTTCCTTAATAAACGCCTCAGCCGTTTCTAATGCGGTAGGAGTGCCCTTCATCGGAATAAAATGGCCCATCTTGGTCAAACGATCTACCACCACCAGAATGGAGTTAAACCCCTGAGAGGAAGGTAGCTCTACAATGAAATCTAGTGATATCATACCCCAGGGGCGGGAAGGGATGGGTAAGGGTTTGAGCAGACCCCAAGGTTTTTCCCTAGAAGACTTAGAACGGGCACAGACAGGACAGGATAACACATACTGTTTACAATCCTGAAACATATTAGGCCACCAAAAATTTCTTAATAGAAGTTCATAGGTCTTAGTAATGCCAAAATGGCCAGAAAGTAAATTGTCATGACAGTGGCCCAGCACAGTAATCTTAGCCTGGTCAGGTACAAAAATTTTATCCTTatgcaaaaaaaacccttccttACGGGCAAGACCTAGTTTTCTGCAAGGCTCAATACCGCTAGAGGCTTCTTTGATGGTATTTATCAGATCAGACTGTAGTAACAAGAAGCAATTGGAGGGGAGAAtagtttcaggtttgctttgcatAGTCTCTTCCGAAAACATTCTGGATAATGCATCAGCTTTAATATTTCTGGAGCCTGGCTGGTAAGTTATATGTAGGTCAAATCTGGAAAAGAACAGAGCCCATCGAGCTTGTCGTGGTTTGAGGCGTTTGGCAGAACGAAGATATTCTAAATTCTTGTGATCGGTCAGAACTAGAACAGGATTATTGGCCCCTTCCAACAAATAACGCCACTCCTCCAGAGCTGCTTTAATGGACAGCAACTCCCGATCAGCTACGTCATAGTTCTTCTCAGCCGGTAACAATTTGCGAGAAAAAAAAGCAACAGGATGTAATATAGCTTTAGGATCATTACGTTGAGACAGGATTGCCCCAATAGCATTTTCAGAAGCATCCACTTCTAACACGAAAGGCAAGGCAGGATCAGGATGAGTCAGAACTGGAGCAGAGAtgaatttgtctttcagttttgcaAAGGCTTCTTGAGCTTCTAGGTTCCAACAGAATGGTAAGTTGACTTTGGTAAGTTGAGTCAGTGGAGATACAATAGCAGAGAAGTCTTTAATGAATCTTCGATAGAAGTTTGCAAACCCTATGAACCTCTGAACTCCTTTACGGTCGATGGGAGCTGGCCAGTCCAAGATGGCGGATACTTTCTTAGGATCCATAGCCACCCCCTCCGCGGAGATGACAAGTCCCAGGAAGTGAACTGATGTTTgttcaaaaacacatttttctggtTTGGCATAGAGACCATGGGTGCGTAGGCGAGTCAAGACACGTTTAACATGTTGTCTATGCTCGGAAATGTCTTGAGAGAATATAAGGATGTCATCAAGGTAAACAACAATATATTGGTCGATAATGTCTCTGAAAATATCATTAATGAAGTGTTGGAAAGTGGCAGGAGCATTACAGAGTCCAAA
This DNA window, taken from Hyperolius riggenbachi isolate aHypRig1 chromosome 3, aHypRig1.pri, whole genome shotgun sequence, encodes the following:
- the INCA1 gene encoding protein INCA1 gives rise to the protein MYDEDGTGGISLSARQSRIVNRRDLLKPQFPASPPLPPEDRYGPEFWDRLIRQPSIHTLDVPGAMYSYPAWRTDTDWSSLPFPGLEDLPSPSQLSKSRRKKKSDRMGTLVQQHIQELKRRQSVIEQLKSPAWGGNRFPEFEEKKEAPSMVDGFDPDDEGSVGFFESLQDRCRMEDSPFLKLSPPHSTTGVAFPWTASLDHISSFMEGQQAADRRQDRFPEANLFAENNGKPSDCESEYGSLEGFRKRNSNLKNWGTAGLNLDSFREGDSELEDWGPARSSPEGFGAESIRGTAGEKWGALWSSYKRQEGSTVVDDCLEEVAPLTNNWMSWRAGGRNHNRWEAGDMESEARRQSSGASFMNPKGWGGTAGSPPLWKAVPNHFRECRKPRNTYF